The sequence ATGTTCGGTAGCTGGACAATGCTGGGCAGGCCGGGGCAGCCGGCGGAGCTGGCGTCAATCTATGTACAGTTAGCGGCAGCCGATGCCAGTTTTGCCAGCGGCCAGGTTTATGGTTCATCGGGAGGTGTGGGTCAGCCATGAGAAAGTTATTCGTATTTGTTTTATTGGCTTTTGGTATGGTTGCCGAAGCCCAGATCCCGCAGCCGGACCCGGATACTACGGCCAAACATTTTCTGATCGTGGCCAGTATCAAGAATTTGCAGGAAGTCAGTTCAGGTCAGTTGGCGGTACAGAAAGCGATGAATCCTGATGTCAAAATGTTCGGCCAGATGATGGTCAAAGATCACGGCGATGCGGAGCAAAAATTATTGGCTTTAGCCAAAAGCCGCGGCATTGCTTTGCCGGCAGCAGCGACCGGGGGCATCAAGCCCGACCTGATGCTGGCACATGCCGGCGCAAAATTTGATCAGCTGTATGTGCATGGTATGGTCAGCGGGCATCGGAATACGGTGGAGATTTTTGAGAATTATGCGACCACGGGCAAGGACCCGGCCGTCAAAGCGTTTGCACAGCAAATGCTGCCGGTGCTGAAGCATCACCTTATGGAGATCCAGGCTATCGATCAAAAGCTGAAATAAATAAAAGAGGCGGGGTGATGCTCCGCCTCCTGATATATCTACCTTACATTTGTCCCGCCCAATCATCGTCACTATCCCCGCGGAGCAGGATCATAGCGAACCAAATGATGAAACTGATACCCAGCAGGTCTTTCAGCCCGGCGGGCAGTTGCCGGTGAGATAGCCATTGCATTCCTGCCCACAACAGCAGTGTCAGTAAGGCAAGCGCCGCAGCCAGCGGCTCCGGAATAATTTTGTACTTCATGCCATTTCCTCCAGGTTTTTTAAC comes from Mucilaginibacter mali and encodes:
- a CDS encoding DUF4142 domain-containing protein is translated as MRKLFVFVLLAFGMVAEAQIPQPDPDTTAKHFLIVASIKNLQEVSSGQLAVQKAMNPDVKMFGQMMVKDHGDAEQKLLALAKSRGIALPAAATGGIKPDLMLAHAGAKFDQLYVHGMVSGHRNTVEIFENYATTGKDPAVKAFAQQMLPVLKHHLMEIQAIDQKLK